Proteins encoded together in one Telopea speciosissima isolate NSW1024214 ecotype Mountain lineage chromosome 4, Tspe_v1, whole genome shotgun sequence window:
- the LOC122658841 gene encoding uncharacterized protein LOC122658841 isoform X1, giving the protein MGLVVDYGGLLVYSRVRIRVVKTVSSSQSVSRLQVLEQVDKHLEKGDERLALSLVKDLQGKPGGFLGFGAARQIPQRLYSLDELKLNGIVTQSILSPTDTTLGSIERALQLAAVSGGLSAWAAFGFTQQQILFLSLGFLFLWSVDAVSFNGGIGRLVLDTIGHVLSPKYHNRVIQHEAGHFLIAYLLGVLPKGYSLSSLEALRKEGSLNVQAGTTFVDFEFLEEVNTGKVSAKMLNRFSCIALAGVATEYTLFGYSEGGLADIYQLDGLLKSLGFTQKKADSQVRWAVLNTILILRRHEKARSELAEAMSMGSSVGFCIQAIEKAIDVADI; this is encoded by the exons ATGGGGTTAGTGGTTGACTATGGCGGGTTGTTAGTCTACTCTCGAGTAAGAATTCGGGTAGTTAAGACTGTAAGTTCTTCTCAATCTGTTTCGCGATTGCAAGTTTTGGAACAAGTTGATAAGCATCTTGAAAAGGGGGACGAAAGGCTGGCGCTATCTCTTGTCAAGGATTTGCAGGGAAAGCCTGGTGGTTTCCTTGGCTTTGGTGCAGCGAGGCAG ATTCCTCAAAGGCTGTATAGTTTGGATGAACTAAAATTGAACGGGATAGTTACTCAGTCTATTCTATCACCCACGGATACAACACTGGGTTCAATAGAAAGAGCTCTTCAGCTTGCTGCTGTTTCAGGAGGGCTTTCTGCATGGGCTGCTTTTGGGTTTACCCAACaacaaattctttttttgtCTCTGGGATTTTTGTTTCTATGGTCAGTAGATGCA GTCTCTTTTAACGGAGGAATTGGAAGGTTGGTTCTTGATACAATTGGTCATGTACTCAGTCCAAAGTATCATAATAGAGTCATTCAA CATGAAGCTGGTCACTTCTTGATAGCTTACTTGCTTGGAGTACTTCCAAAGGGATATTCACTGTCAAGTTTAGAAGCTCTGAGGAAAGAAGGCTCCCTTAATGTTCAAGCAGGGACAACTTTTGTGGATTTTGAGTTTCTTGAGGAA GTTAATACGGGTAAAGTTTCTGCAAAG ATGTTGAACAGGTTCTCTTGTATTGCACTAGCAGGTGTGGCAACAGAATACACTCTATTTGGATACTCTGAAGGTGGTCTTGCTGATATCTACCAG TTGGACGGGTTACTCAAAAGCTTGGGCTTCACACAGAAGAAGGCTGATTCTCAGGTGAGATGGGCTGTATTAAATACCATCTTAATTTTGCGCCGTCATGAAAAAGCTAGATCAGAGCTAGCTGAGGCCATGTCAATGGGGAGTTCAGTGGGGTTTTGTATTCAAGCCATAGAGAAAGCCATAGATGTTGCAGACATTTAA
- the LOC122658841 gene encoding uncharacterized protein LOC122658841 isoform X2: MGLVVDYGGLLVYSRVRIRVVKTVSSSQSVSRLQVLEQVDKHLEKGDERLALSLVKDLQGKPGGFLGFGAARQIPQRLYSLDELKLNGIVTQSILSPTDTTLGSIERALQLAAVSGGLSAWAAFGFTQQQILFLSLGFLFLWSVDAHEAGHFLIAYLLGVLPKGYSLSSLEALRKEGSLNVQAGTTFVDFEFLEEVNTGKVSAKMLNRFSCIALAGVATEYTLFGYSEGGLADIYQLDGLLKSLGFTQKKADSQVRWAVLNTILILRRHEKARSELAEAMSMGSSVGFCIQAIEKAIDVADI, translated from the exons ATGGGGTTAGTGGTTGACTATGGCGGGTTGTTAGTCTACTCTCGAGTAAGAATTCGGGTAGTTAAGACTGTAAGTTCTTCTCAATCTGTTTCGCGATTGCAAGTTTTGGAACAAGTTGATAAGCATCTTGAAAAGGGGGACGAAAGGCTGGCGCTATCTCTTGTCAAGGATTTGCAGGGAAAGCCTGGTGGTTTCCTTGGCTTTGGTGCAGCGAGGCAG ATTCCTCAAAGGCTGTATAGTTTGGATGAACTAAAATTGAACGGGATAGTTACTCAGTCTATTCTATCACCCACGGATACAACACTGGGTTCAATAGAAAGAGCTCTTCAGCTTGCTGCTGTTTCAGGAGGGCTTTCTGCATGGGCTGCTTTTGGGTTTACCCAACaacaaattctttttttgtCTCTGGGATTTTTGTTTCTATGGTCAGTAGATGCA CATGAAGCTGGTCACTTCTTGATAGCTTACTTGCTTGGAGTACTTCCAAAGGGATATTCACTGTCAAGTTTAGAAGCTCTGAGGAAAGAAGGCTCCCTTAATGTTCAAGCAGGGACAACTTTTGTGGATTTTGAGTTTCTTGAGGAA GTTAATACGGGTAAAGTTTCTGCAAAG ATGTTGAACAGGTTCTCTTGTATTGCACTAGCAGGTGTGGCAACAGAATACACTCTATTTGGATACTCTGAAGGTGGTCTTGCTGATATCTACCAG TTGGACGGGTTACTCAAAAGCTTGGGCTTCACACAGAAGAAGGCTGATTCTCAGGTGAGATGGGCTGTATTAAATACCATCTTAATTTTGCGCCGTCATGAAAAAGCTAGATCAGAGCTAGCTGAGGCCATGTCAATGGGGAGTTCAGTGGGGTTTTGTATTCAAGCCATAGAGAAAGCCATAGATGTTGCAGACATTTAA
- the LOC122658841 gene encoding uncharacterized protein LOC122658841 isoform X3, whose amino-acid sequence MGLVVDYGGLLVYSRVRIRVVKTVSSSQSVSRLQVLEQVDKHLEKGDERLALSLVKDLQGKPGGFLGFGAARQIPQRLYSLDELKLNGIVTQSILSPTDTTLGSIERALQLAAVSGGLSAWAAFGFTQQQILFLSLGFLFLWSVDAVSFNGGIGRLVLDTIGHVLSPKYHNRVIQHEAGHFLIAYLLGVLPKGYSLSSLEALRKEGSLNVQAGTTFVDFEFLEEVNTGKVSAKVWQQNTLYLDTLKVVLLISTSWTGYSKAWASHRRRLILR is encoded by the exons ATGGGGTTAGTGGTTGACTATGGCGGGTTGTTAGTCTACTCTCGAGTAAGAATTCGGGTAGTTAAGACTGTAAGTTCTTCTCAATCTGTTTCGCGATTGCAAGTTTTGGAACAAGTTGATAAGCATCTTGAAAAGGGGGACGAAAGGCTGGCGCTATCTCTTGTCAAGGATTTGCAGGGAAAGCCTGGTGGTTTCCTTGGCTTTGGTGCAGCGAGGCAG ATTCCTCAAAGGCTGTATAGTTTGGATGAACTAAAATTGAACGGGATAGTTACTCAGTCTATTCTATCACCCACGGATACAACACTGGGTTCAATAGAAAGAGCTCTTCAGCTTGCTGCTGTTTCAGGAGGGCTTTCTGCATGGGCTGCTTTTGGGTTTACCCAACaacaaattctttttttgtCTCTGGGATTTTTGTTTCTATGGTCAGTAGATGCA GTCTCTTTTAACGGAGGAATTGGAAGGTTGGTTCTTGATACAATTGGTCATGTACTCAGTCCAAAGTATCATAATAGAGTCATTCAA CATGAAGCTGGTCACTTCTTGATAGCTTACTTGCTTGGAGTACTTCCAAAGGGATATTCACTGTCAAGTTTAGAAGCTCTGAGGAAAGAAGGCTCCCTTAATGTTCAAGCAGGGACAACTTTTGTGGATTTTGAGTTTCTTGAGGAA GTTAATACGGGTAAAGTTTCTGCAAAG GTGTGGCAACAGAATACACTCTATTTGGATACTCTGAAGGTGGTCTTGCTGATATCTACCAG TTGGACGGGTTACTCAAAAGCTTGGGCTTCACACAGAAGAAGGCTGATTCTCAGGTGA
- the LOC122658842 gene encoding histone H2AX-like, translated as MSSSASTKGGRGKPKATKSISRSHKAGLQFPVGRIARFLKAGKYAERVGAGAPVYLSAVLEYLAAEVLELAGNAARDNKKNRIVPRHIQLAVRNDEELSKLLGTVTIANGGVLPNIHQTLLPKKIGKGKGEPGSASQEF; from the exons ATGAGTTCATCAGCTTCAACGaagggagggagagggaagCCGAAGGCCaccaaatcgatctcaaggtcgCATAAAGCCGGTCTCCAATTCCCCGTTGGAAGGATCGCCAGATTCCTTAAAGCTGGAAAGTATGCCGAGCGAGTTGGTGCCGGTGCGCCGGTCTACCTATCTGCAGTTCTTGAATACCTTGCAGCTGAG GTTCTTGAACTTGCTGGAAACGCAGCCAGAGACAACAAGAAGAATCGTATTGTTCCAAGGCATATACAACTTGCAGTGAGAAATGACGAGGAGCTGAGCAAGCTTCTTGGTACTGTAACAATCGCTAATGGAGGTGTTTTGCCCAATATTCATCAGACTTTGTTGCCGAAGAAGATTGGAAAAGGGAAAGGCGAGCCTGGATCTGCATCAcaagaattttaa